The DNA region CCGGCGGCGTTAGCCTTACCTCCTCCAGCGCCTTCACTACAAGCTCGTGCCTTTCCTCCGGCGGTACCCCCCTCAATATAAGCGGCTCTTCTAAAATGTACTGCACTGTGTGGTAGGGGTTCAACGAGCTGAAGGGGTCTTGGAAAACCATAGCAGTGGAAAACCTATACCACCTTAGCTGGCTCTCAGGCGTATTGGTTATGTCCTTCTCCTCGAATATTATCTTCCCGCCAGTGGGCTTTATCAGTCTTAGCACAGTCCTCCCCAGTGTGGTCTTGCCGGATCCCGACTCGCCTATCACTGCCAGCACCTCTCCTCTCTCCAGCGTGAAGCTCACCCCGTCTACCGCCTTAACATACCTAGTAGGGCCGAAGAGACCTTTTTTCACAGGGAACCACGTCCTTAGTTCTTTAACCTCCAGCAACGGCATACTAGTACAGCCAGCAGGCCACTAGACTGCCCTCCACGTCTTTCACTGCCGGTTCTTCTTTTTCGCATTTGCCTTTTATGGCGTAGGGGCATCTGGGGTGGAAGCGGCAGCCAGGCGGAGGATTAATGAGACTTGGGACATCTCCAGGTATGTGCTCAATTTTCTTGTCCTCTCTCAACGTCGGCATTGCGGCTAGTAATTTCTGAGAGTACGGGTGTTTAGGCCACCTAAAGAAGAGATCTGCGGGGGCTACCTCCACCAGCTTACCTGCGTACATAACGCCTATTTTATCGGCTATCTCGGAGGCGAGTGCTATGTCGTGAGTAATTAAGATATATGATAAGTCGAACTTGGCCTTAAGCTCCTTTAACAAATTCATAATATTAGCCTGGGTAATGACATCCAGAGCTGACGTCGGCTCGTCTAAGATAACTAGCCTGGGCCTCATCATTATTGCCATAGCTATGACCACTCTCTGTTTCATACCGCCCGATAGTTCGAAGGGGTATCTAGACAGGACATCTCGAGATAAGCCCACTGATCTGAGAGCCTCCTCGGCGATTTTTACCGCGCTTTCTTTAGACATACCTAGGTGAAGCACAAGCGGCTCAATCATCTGATCTTGTATTCTTAATATGGGGTTTAGCGCGTTCATAGAAGCTTGAAACACCATGGATATCTTCTTCCACCTAATCTTTCTTCTAATCTCGCTTTCAGACATCTTCATCAGATCTACTACTCCAAGTTCTTCGTCATAAAACAAGATCTCGCCACCTGACTCCGCTACGTTCCTAGGCAACAGCCTTATTATCGTAAAAGCGAGCGAGCTTTTTCCGCTTCCGCTCTCTCCGACCAAGGCCATGGCCTCTCCTTTTTCCAGCTTAAAAGAAATCCCATCAACGGCTTTCACAGTTCCCCTTGTTGTGTTGTAGTACATCTTCACATTTCGTAACTCCAAGAGAGGTGGCACGGAAGCTTGCCAGCTATGCTATATATATCTATTGTGCTGGTTCCGCAGCTTGGGCACGCGACGCATATATTTGGGATTATAACGAAAGGCGTGGAAACCACAATAGCGGGCAACCCAACAGTGGATATAATAATCTCAAAAGAGGGCGTGTATAGACGACTCGGGGGCCCTATATACTACGCCTCTCTTGTCCTCGGCGCCTTAGGGGTAAAAGCAAAGGCTGTAGGCGTCGCATCAGCGGAGGTAGTAAAAGAGATCAGAAATCTACTCAGTAAACTTAACATAGAGGCACAGCTTGAGGAGACCGACGTGGCCACCACATTTGAGCTCGACTACACTACAAAGCCCAGATCAGTAAGGCTGGTTGCAAAACCTGCTAAGAAGATTAGACATGTGTCTGGTGATATAGTAATTCTTTCTCCTGTATACGACGAACTAGCTGGCGTAGAAGTAGAGGCCGATAAAGTAGTCGTAGATCTACAAGGCTTCATCCGGGCGAGGCTCCCGTTTCCCGATGCCGATATTATTCACCTATCATACGATGATATGCAGATCACTCCAAGAGAGCTGGTGAGTATGGGAAAAAGATGGCCAATAGTTGTCTACACGCTTGGCGAAGATGGCGCCTTCCTCGTAAAGGGAGGTGAGGTGTATTACATGAATAGCGCAAAGCTCAACGTTCTTGACACGACAGGTAGCGGAGACGTATTTCTGGCGGCGCTGACTTACTTCTACTTTTACAAGAAGCTAGATATACTAGAAGCCGTCTGTGAGGCTAGCAAGATTGTAGCAGGATTCTTATTGACAAAAACCATAACAAAGCATGAGTTTAGCTGTATTAAACAAGTTGTTCAAGTGTAGCAATTTTAGATAGTATATCTGTTCTTGTAACAATTCCCACAAGTCTATCTTCAGAATCTACGACGAGCAATCTGCCTATCCCGCTTGAGATCATCAGCCGGACAGCCTCGTGTAGATCTTCATCTTCGTGAATCGTAGGGGGATTGCGGGCCATCAAGTCTCTTACCTTTGCCTTGAGAATGCAGTTAGCCAAGGCCTCCATAACCTTTGACGCCATTAGTAGACCTACAGGTTTTGTTTGTTCATCAACTACAGGTATTCCACGAAATCTTCTCTCAACAAAATACTTTACATACTCCTCTACCGAGTCTTCTGGTCTCGCCGTTACGGGGTTGGGGGTCATAATACTTTTGACCGAAGCCCTGGGAAGAGAGACTATTGAGCTGATCTCGACCAGCGACTCGAGCTCTGCCTTTATGATTTTCCCCACGATGACCACGCCGCTTGGGAGAGGTCCTACTCTGACCTCTTTCTCCATGTATCCACTCAGATCGCCCACCACTCTCATTGAGGCGTAGGGCCTCTCGGATAGTAGGCCAATTATGGTGACGTCTAGTGCGTACCCAATTACGTTCCCCATAGAGACTATGGGTACTGAGAAGGTCTGGCGTGACAAGACATCTAAGGCCTTTGTAGTGGGTACATAGCCTCCGTGAGGACCCGCCTTGCTTACCACTAGCCCCATTGACTTGAGAATAGAAAGCATATTACGCACGTAGCCTTCGTGTATTTTCAAGGAGTTAGCGATATCCCTAGACTTGATGGGGGCATTTTCTTTATTGTACAACTCGACAAGGGTTTTCAAGACATTATACACTGGATCTGCAAGGTGCGACATAGTTGTAGTTATGGCGCTTTTTATAAAGATTTCTAAATGGGATCAGCGATCGGTCTCTCGGTCATCTATCACACGACCGTACTCTCATCACGGAATATTTTTGTAAAAAATTTTTTATAGCAATTTGATTGAGGCGTTAATGTCGGCCCTTATAGCAGACAGCGTAGACCCTACACTGAAAGAGAGGCTTGAGAAGCTAGGTATTAAAGTTGACTATAGGCCAGGCATATCTAGAGAAGAGTTAGTGAAGATAATTAATAGATACAGTATCTTGGTATTCAGAGGGCGTCTTAAAATAGACAGAGAGATAATAGACGCAGGGCGTAGCCTCAAGATATTAGCCAGATACGGGGTTGGGCTCGATAATGTCGACGTGGAGTACGCCGTGAAGCGGGGTATCTCGGTGGTGAGTGCCCCAAACTCTCCTACGAGAAGCGTCGCAGAACTCACAATTGCTCTCATATTTTCAGTCGCCCGCAGGGTAACCCTTTTTGATAGGAAGGTGAAAGCAGGTGAGTGGCCAAAGGGGAAGTACATAGGGATGGAGCTAGCCGGCAAAACTCTAGGTATCGTGGGGTTCGGCAGAATAGGCAAGGCAGTAGCCCAACTAGCAAGAGGACTAGATATGAAAATCCTCGCCAGCGACGTGATAGACGTGGCTAAAGAGGTTGAGAAGGTTGGGGGGAGACAAGTGCCGCTGGAAGATCTGCTTAGAGAAAGCGATGTTGTGTCAATACATGTTCCACTCACTCCTCAGACATATAGACTACTTGACGCGGAGAGGCTCTCCCTTTTAAGAGATGGAGCTATTCTCGTAAACACAAGCAGAGGGGAGGTGATAGACCACGAGGCCTTATTGCGACATATAGACAGGCTGTGGGGAGTAGGCCTTGATGTGCTACCCGAAGAGCCTCCCAAGAGCCCCTATCTAAAACAGCTCATAGAGCATGAAAAAGTTGTCGTGACCCCCCACGTGGGGTCTGAGACCTACGAGGCGATGAAAAGACTGGCCGATGAGCTGGCCATGAATCTTGAAGAAGTGATCTCTAGACTTGGGCTATGAAGTACCTCACCCCAGGTCCGGTGCAACTTCCAAAAACTGTGGTAGACGCAATGGCGAGGCAGCCCCCGTTTCACAGAGGCGACGAGTTTAGACAGCTCTTTAAATCGGTACTGGATAAGCTCCAGGCGCTGTATTCAGCCACTAGCATCGTAATGCCTGGCACAGGCACATTGGCTGTAGATACTATGATTTACAACTATGTAAACCCAGGCGAAAGGATATTAGCCATAGTATACGGCGAATTTGGCAAAAGGGCTGTGGAAAGCGCGAGGACAAGAGGCGCCGATGTGGTGGAGCTAGAGAGGGACTTGCCGCCTCAGCCGGATGAGGTGGAGGACATACTGCGCAGGGACAGCACAATTAAGGCAGTGCTTTTAGTACACAACGAGACAAGCACTGGCATTGCTTACAAAAACCTCAAGAGGCTAGTTGATATAACCAAGGCGTATGGCGTTTTGCTCCTTGTGGACAGCGTGTCGGGATTCCCCGCGGAGCCTTTGCCCCCCGAGGTCGACGTAGTGGCCACCGCATCTCACAAGGCGCTTTTGGCCCCGCCCGGCGCCTCGATCCTATACATTGGCGTTCAGCCCAGAGCCTCTGGCGGAGTGCCGCCGTCTATGGATCTCCGGAAGTTTGTAAAAGCTCTTGAGCATCTAGAGACGCCGTACACCCCGCCGATCTCTGTGCTCTATGCGCTAGACGTATCGCTGAGCTATATACTGGAGCTAGGCAAGAAGTACACGGATACACACCGAGAAAGAGTCGAGTATCTGTACTCAGCAGTGCGGCTGAACCCAATACCGCCTCCCGACGTGAGAAGCGTAACGGTTACGGCTTTTCTGTGCGAAAAACCAAAAGAGGCAATAGCCAAATTGCGAGAGGCGGGATACGTCATCGCTGGGGGAATGTACAAGTATAGAGACAGATCTATCAGAATAGGCGTTATGGGCGACATAACTATGAATGACTTAAAAGCTGTGGCCGAGGTTCTCAACGATGTGGCTGGACGAGGCTAGTTGCAAGCTGTGTATCATAACTTCGAGAACCGGGGACTTAATTAGGCTGAATAGACCTGACAAGTTACCGGAAATTCTAAGCGAGTTGTCCAAGTTGCTGAAGCTACAGAGCAGAAGCGAAGCTTTTTCCACTAGTTTCAGGATAGTTGCGAAGCTTGTAGGCGACGACGACCCGTACAGGGATTACAAGACAAAGCTCATCGCCATAGGGAAGAGAGTAGCCGAGGCTGTGAGGATGAGGCTTGAGCAAGCTTCTTGGGACATAGTAATGGCACTGAGGATTGCCGCGGCGGCTAACATTGTGGACACTAGCGTGTTGGGTTACAGGCCGAAGAAGCTGGAAGAGGCCGTCTGGGATCCCCCCTCTATAGAGGAGCGGGTAGAGTTGCCTAGTAGCGTATACTACGTCTTGGACAACGCGGGAGAGGCCCAGGTAGACCTCGTCGTGGCGGAGGCACTTGAGAGGAACGGAGTTAAGTCCACGTTTGTAGTGAGAGCTCAGCCATATGAAATCGACATAATTGAGAAAGATATATCGACGTATAGGGTGGTCACGACGCCGGGCAATATATCGCCAGTTAGGTGGATAAGGGACGGTTTTATTCTAGCAAAAGGAATAGCAAACCTAGAAGCATACCTAGAATGGGGGGAGACACCTGCCTTGCTCCTGTTCAGAGCTAAGTGCGACGTTTTGTCGAGAGTATTTTCAGTGCCAAGAAACGCGCCTATTATTATAAGCGGCCAAACGGCGAAGGCTATTAGCCAGTTACGATAAGCTTTACAGGCACGCCGTTTTTATACTGCACAGTGACTTTCAGTTGTTCTAAGCCGCCCTCCTGTATAATAGACTGCGCCACCTCTCTCACCTTCTTTAACACACTAAGTAGATCAACCATATGCCTATATGACTCTTCTAGGATCTCGTGTCTCACCATGGGATTCGGATCAATAAACAACTGCAACCCAGTTATCTCAATCGGAGCACTCCTCTCGGGGCTCTCACCGCTGAATCTTTTCAGTAGCTCCTGAAGTCTCCTATACCTCTCCAAGGATGGCCTTATCTTCTCTACTTCTTCGCCGACAGTCTTGACTAAGCTTTCCAGCTCCTTTATCTGCCTATCTAAATCCAACAGGAACTGCCTAGCGTCGTCATACGTCTTTGCAGTAAGTACATCCATGCCTTTTTCACCAGTCTAAGTATATAAACACAACGCTTATGTAATCCAAGGATTTTTTCTTATTAGCTCGCCGCTGTACAGGTTAACCCTTATATTGTAACCTCCCTTGCCTAACCTCGCGGATATACACTCCGTAATCTCCGTATACCGTCTCCTCTTAATTACGTAGACTCTTGTTCCTTGTACGAAGGGGCCTACTACGTCACTACCGAGGTATTTCTCAATAAATTTATCGACAGCTTCGTCGTATACAGGCGGCCCCCTGTGTATGACGTAAGGCGGAAGTTGGGTCTGCTCTACGACGTATATGAGGGAGACGTAAGTCCGCTCATCGCTTTCTACCCCCCACCTCATAACTCTGAACCCACATTCCCTAAGCCACGAGGCCAAAGCCCGGCCTAGTCTCTTAAACCTGCCCCAAACCACATCCGGCGGCTCATTGGGATAGGGATATACCACCTCAACTCTATTAACGCCCTCCACCAAGTCGCCTTGCTCTTGGCGGAAATATGACAACGATGGCCTCTTCAAAAATCTCCTTGCCGCCAAAATAAATATAGACATAGAAGTCAGCGACACCGCCGCTGCGGCGTTTCTGTTCGGATCAACCGGATCCAGCACGATAAGAGGCGCTTTGAACTTTGCATTACTCTCGTAGAAAGAAATGTAGGTGCGATACGGTCTCCAACTAGTAGCGGCTTTAAGAACGTTTATAAAAGAGCCGTAGTACGCCACGAGAAGTTCAGAAAGGTAGCCCGAAAAACCTTCCACCTTGACCTCGGCGCCGTACACCCCTATAGTCTGCAGAAACCGCTTAAGGAGTCTGACCTCAAGTGCCTGTTCTGGCTTCAACCTTTCTACAAGAAACTTGTGGTGAAGCGGCGACCTATCTGCGGCGGTCACCGGTCTCTCACCCGGCTGGATCTTATAACAAGGAACAATATCGACCTCGTAGCTTCTTACCTGTAGCGTGACGTATGGGTGTTGCGCGTATCTCAACGTCCAGTTCAAGCCAAGCTCTGAGAAACGCCTAGTAAGTAGCCTAACCACATCCTCAGGACTCCTCTCCCTATCCAACATCACGACGAACACATCGATATCGCGTTGCCCCGGTAGCCACGTGCCCCTTGCGCTGGATCCATACACCTCAACCTCCGAGTTGACACCCTCTTCGCGAACTATCTGAGACACCAGTTCTTTTACGCTTTGCGAAATCTCTTTCACATTCCTCTCCTCCTCCTCGCTTGGTGTTACTAACCTAGCCGCCTCTTTAAGAACTTCCTCCAGAGTCACGTAAGTGGAACAACAAATAGGTCGCTATAAATAGGTCCCCTCGGCGTAAGCACCGACCTTTTTAACTTCACCTTGTCAACGACTACTACGCCAAACTCCACTCCCTTGTAGCGGCGTATCAAATCCCCGAGCCGGTCTACATTTCTACTACTCTTAATCCGGCCGATGGTCAAATGCGGCGTGAATTCTCTCTCCTCCTCGTGTTCTGCATACTTATCCACAGCCGCCCTAACCGCA from Pyrobaculum arsenaticum DSM 13514 includes:
- a CDS encoding ABC transporter ATP-binding protein codes for the protein MPPLLELRNVKMYYNTTRGTVKAVDGISFKLEKGEAMALVGESGSGKSSLAFTIIRLLPRNVAESGGEILFYDEELGVVDLMKMSESEIRRKIRWKKISMVFQASMNALNPILRIQDQMIEPLVLHLGMSKESAVKIAEEALRSVGLSRDVLSRYPFELSGGMKQRVVIAMAIMMRPRLVILDEPTSALDVITQANIMNLLKELKAKFDLSYILITHDIALASEIADKIGVMYAGKLVEVAPADLFFRWPKHPYSQKLLAAMPTLREDKKIEHIPGDVPSLINPPPGCRFHPRCPYAIKGKCEKEEPAVKDVEGSLVACWLY
- a CDS encoding PfkB family carbohydrate kinase, with the protein product METTIAGNPTVDIIISKEGVYRRLGGPIYYASLVLGALGVKAKAVGVASAEVVKEIRNLLSKLNIEAQLEETDVATTFELDYTTKPRSVRLVAKPAKKIRHVSGDIVILSPVYDELAGVEVEADKVVVDLQGFIRARLPFPDADIIHLSYDDMQITPRELVSMGKRWPIVVYTLGEDGAFLVKGGEVYYMNSAKLNVLDTTGSGDVFLAALTYFYFYKKLDILEAVCEASKIVAGFLLTKTITKHEFSCIKQVVQV
- a CDS encoding CBS domain-containing protein, translated to MSHLADPVYNVLKTLVELYNKENAPIKSRDIANSLKIHEGYVRNMLSILKSMGLVVSKAGPHGGYVPTTKALDVLSRQTFSVPIVSMGNVIGYALDVTIIGLLSERPYASMRVVGDLSGYMEKEVRVGPLPSGVVIVGKIIKAELESLVEISSIVSLPRASVKSIMTPNPVTARPEDSVEEYVKYFVERRFRGIPVVDEQTKPVGLLMASKVMEALANCILKAKVRDLMARNPPTIHEDEDLHEAVRLMISSGIGRLLVVDSEDRLVGIVTRTDILSKIATLEQLV
- a CDS encoding D-2-hydroxyacid dehydrogenase, translated to MSALIADSVDPTLKERLEKLGIKVDYRPGISREELVKIINRYSILVFRGRLKIDREIIDAGRSLKILARYGVGLDNVDVEYAVKRGISVVSAPNSPTRSVAELTIALIFSVARRVTLFDRKVKAGEWPKGKYIGMELAGKTLGIVGFGRIGKAVAQLARGLDMKILASDVIDVAKEVEKVGGRQVPLEDLLRESDVVSIHVPLTPQTYRLLDAERLSLLRDGAILVNTSRGEVIDHEALLRHIDRLWGVGLDVLPEEPPKSPYLKQLIEHEKVVVTPHVGSETYEAMKRLADELAMNLEEVISRLGL
- a CDS encoding pyridoxal-phosphate-dependent aminotransferase family protein, producing the protein MKYLTPGPVQLPKTVVDAMARQPPFHRGDEFRQLFKSVLDKLQALYSATSIVMPGTGTLAVDTMIYNYVNPGERILAIVYGEFGKRAVESARTRGADVVELERDLPPQPDEVEDILRRDSTIKAVLLVHNETSTGIAYKNLKRLVDITKAYGVLLLVDSVSGFPAEPLPPEVDVVATASHKALLAPPGASILYIGVQPRASGGVPPSMDLRKFVKALEHLETPYTPPISVLYALDVSLSYILELGKKYTDTHRERVEYLYSAVRLNPIPPPDVRSVTVTAFLCEKPKEAIAKLREAGYVIAGGMYKYRDRSIRIGVMGDITMNDLKAVAEVLNDVAGRG
- a CDS encoding ARMT1-like domain-containing protein, with amino-acid sequence MWLDEASCKLCIITSRTGDLIRLNRPDKLPEILSELSKLLKLQSRSEAFSTSFRIVAKLVGDDDPYRDYKTKLIAIGKRVAEAVRMRLEQASWDIVMALRIAAAANIVDTSVLGYRPKKLEEAVWDPPSIEERVELPSSVYYVLDNAGEAQVDLVVAEALERNGVKSTFVVRAQPYEIDIIEKDISTYRVVTTPGNISPVRWIRDGFILAKGIANLEAYLEWGETPALLLFRAKCDVLSRVFSVPRNAPIIISGQTAKAISQLR
- the cca gene encoding CCA tRNA nucleotidyltransferase, whose amino-acid sequence is MTLEEVLKEAARLVTPSEEEERNVKEISQSVKELVSQIVREEGVNSEVEVYGSSARGTWLPGQRDIDVFVVMLDRERSPEDVVRLLTRRFSELGLNWTLRYAQHPYVTLQVRSYEVDIVPCYKIQPGERPVTAADRSPLHHKFLVERLKPEQALEVRLLKRFLQTIGVYGAEVKVEGFSGYLSELLVAYYGSFINVLKAATSWRPYRTYISFYESNAKFKAPLIVLDPVDPNRNAAAAVSLTSMSIFILAARRFLKRPSLSYFRQEQGDLVEGVNRVEVVYPYPNEPPDVVWGRFKRLGRALASWLRECGFRVMRWGVESDERTYVSLIYVVEQTQLPPYVIHRGPPVYDEAVDKFIEKYLGSDVVGPFVQGTRVYVIKRRRYTEITECISARLGKGGYNIRVNLYSGELIRKNPWIT